From Solidesulfovibrio carbinoliphilus subsp. oakridgensis, the proteins below share one genomic window:
- the dksA gene encoding RNA polymerase-binding protein DksA, translated as MGHLDVDRFRQVLRDMLETLNGQSRDTLDVLAREVAAFADVADRATAESDRHLTILMRERDRQLIGEINEALARVKDGDYGICQECGEEIGLARLRAQPTATLCVHCKSMLEEMGRPYMVAARGETAFLEE; from the coding sequence ATGGGACATCTTGACGTGGATCGGTTCCGGCAGGTCTTGCGCGACATGCTCGAAACTTTAAACGGCCAGTCGCGGGACACCCTGGACGTCCTGGCCCGGGAAGTGGCCGCCTTTGCCGACGTGGCCGACCGGGCCACGGCCGAATCGGACCGGCATCTCACCATCCTCATGCGCGAACGCGACCGCCAGCTCATCGGCGAAATCAACGAGGCCCTGGCCCGGGTCAAGGACGGGGACTACGGCATCTGCCAGGAGTGCGGCGAGGAGATCGGCCTGGCCCGGCTCCGGGCCCAGCCGACCGCCACGCTCTGCGTCCACTGCAAATCCATGCTCGAGGAAATGGGCCGGCCCTACATGGTCGCGGCCCGGGGCGAGACGGCCTTTCTGGAAGAATAG
- a CDS encoding RelA/SpoT family protein: MIRINEILDKTAVYLTEAEQAIITKAYVFSAAAHAGQVRLSGEPYLSHPLEAAGILADMRLDAASVAAGLLHDTVEDTKATVDEIEELFGDEVADIVDGVTKISLIPFESKEEAQAENIRKMILAMANDIRVVLVKLADRLHNMRTLEFQKPVKRALIAQETMDIYAPLANRLGLHRIKTELEDLSFKYLKPDVYSQIKAGVDRHHTLDESYIERVIGQIRQMVGENNIKARIIGRRKHLWSVFNKMRVQGLTIDQVHDLVAFRVLVETIRECYSVLGLVHSIWKPVPGRFKDYISMPKANMYQSLHTTVVGPDGERIEIQIRTVEMNRLAEEGVAAHWKYKEREKGKFNPKDVERFTWLRQIMDWQRELKDSREFVANLRFDLFQDEVYVFTPKGEVKELPEGATAVDLAFLIHTAVGEHCAGAKVNGRLVPLETPLKNGDTVEIITDKNRRPNRDWLKFVKTAKARTRIKHFIRTEERVHSIALGREMLEKQGRKDGVNIQKAIKDGTMLGVARELSLPGVEDVLSAVGYSRITPKKVISRLLPKKEGEEADVHLKMEAPASPADGLAHTKGKTGEGVRIQGVDNVLVRLAQCCNPVPGDPIVGYISRGRGVVVHTHDCPNVPNLESERLIQVNWEGEKEQPYPAGLSILAKNQKGVLGKISHVLVEEGVNIDSGTIHSNIDGTSQLLFRVEVRDSGHLYRTIDKISRLEQVLAVKRQAVTDELGSDPDDNMMDRG, translated from the coding sequence ATGATCCGCATCAACGAAATTCTGGACAAGACCGCCGTCTACCTGACCGAGGCCGAACAGGCGATCATCACCAAGGCCTACGTGTTTTCCGCCGCGGCCCACGCCGGCCAGGTCCGCCTGTCCGGCGAACCCTACCTGTCCCATCCCCTGGAGGCGGCCGGCATTCTGGCCGACATGCGCCTCGACGCGGCCAGCGTCGCGGCCGGGCTCCTCCACGACACCGTGGAGGACACCAAGGCCACGGTGGACGAGATCGAGGAGCTTTTCGGCGACGAGGTGGCCGACATCGTCGACGGCGTGACCAAGATCAGCCTCATCCCCTTCGAGTCCAAGGAGGAGGCGCAGGCCGAGAACATCCGCAAGATGATCCTGGCCATGGCCAACGACATCCGGGTGGTGCTGGTGAAGCTCGCCGACCGGCTCCACAACATGCGCACGCTCGAGTTCCAAAAGCCGGTCAAGCGGGCCCTCATCGCCCAGGAGACCATGGACATCTACGCGCCCCTGGCCAACCGGCTGGGGCTGCACCGCATCAAGACCGAGCTCGAGGACCTGAGCTTCAAGTACTTGAAACCCGACGTCTACAGCCAGATCAAGGCCGGGGTGGACCGCCACCACACCCTGGACGAGTCCTATATCGAGCGGGTCATCGGCCAGATCCGGCAGATGGTCGGGGAAAACAACATCAAGGCCCGCATCATCGGCCGGCGCAAACACCTCTGGAGCGTTTTCAACAAGATGCGCGTCCAGGGGCTGACCATCGACCAGGTCCACGACCTGGTGGCCTTCCGCGTCCTGGTCGAGACCATCCGCGAATGCTATTCCGTGCTCGGCTTGGTCCACTCCATCTGGAAGCCCGTGCCCGGGCGTTTCAAAGACTACATCTCCATGCCCAAGGCCAACATGTACCAGAGCCTGCACACCACCGTGGTCGGGCCGGACGGCGAGCGCATCGAGATCCAGATCCGCACCGTGGAGATGAACAGGCTGGCCGAGGAGGGCGTGGCCGCCCACTGGAAGTACAAGGAGCGGGAGAAGGGCAAGTTCAATCCCAAGGACGTGGAGCGGTTCACGTGGCTGCGCCAGATCATGGACTGGCAGCGCGAACTCAAGGATTCGCGCGAGTTCGTGGCCAACCTGCGCTTCGACCTCTTCCAGGACGAGGTCTACGTCTTCACGCCCAAGGGCGAGGTCAAGGAGCTGCCCGAGGGGGCCACGGCCGTGGATCTGGCCTTTCTCATCCACACGGCCGTGGGCGAGCACTGCGCCGGGGCCAAGGTCAACGGCCGGCTGGTGCCCCTCGAAACGCCGCTCAAAAACGGCGACACGGTCGAGATCATCACCGACAAGAACCGCCGGCCCAACCGGGACTGGCTCAAGTTCGTCAAGACCGCCAAGGCCCGCACCCGCATCAAGCATTTCATCCGCACCGAGGAGCGGGTCCATTCCATCGCCCTGGGTCGGGAGATGCTCGAAAAGCAGGGCCGCAAGGACGGGGTCAACATCCAGAAGGCCATCAAGGACGGGACCATGCTCGGCGTGGCCCGGGAGCTGTCCTTGCCGGGCGTGGAGGACGTCCTTTCGGCGGTCGGCTATTCGCGCATCACGCCGAAGAAAGTCATCAGCCGGCTTTTGCCCAAAAAGGAAGGCGAGGAGGCCGACGTCCACCTGAAGATGGAGGCGCCGGCCTCGCCGGCCGACGGCCTGGCCCATACCAAGGGCAAGACCGGCGAGGGGGTGCGCATCCAGGGCGTGGACAACGTGCTCGTGCGCCTGGCCCAGTGCTGCAACCCCGTGCCCGGGGATCCCATCGTCGGCTACATCTCCCGGGGCCGGGGCGTGGTGGTCCACACCCACGACTGCCCCAACGTCCCCAACCTCGAATCCGAACGCCTGATCCAGGTCAACTGGGAAGGCGAGAAGGAACAGCCCTATCCGGCCGGCCTGTCCATCCTGGCCAAGAACCAGAAGGGCGTGCTCGGCAAGATCTCCCACGTCCTGGTCGAGGAAGGGGTCAACATCGATTCCGGCACCATCCATTCCAACATCGACGGCACAAGCCAGCTCCTCTTTCGCGTCGAGGTCCGGGATTCCGGCCACCTCTACCGCACCATCGACAAGATAAGCCGCCTGGAACAGGTCCTGGCCGTCAAGCGGCAGGCCGTGACCGACGAGCTCGGTTCCGACCCCGACGACAACATGATGGACCGCGGCTAG
- a CDS encoding Tim44 domain-containing protein: MVKATGVFLAVFLLLAASVDFASAKRLGGGGSIGNRQSFSQTTRPDTGAPSGAFGSQQAAPRQAPMGAPGAGGGMFSRPGLGGMLGGLLVGGLVGSMLFGGGHAVGGGGPGLLDMLLIGGGLYLLYRFIRSRRTASEGPSMARTYEAAPVPPVREPLREAAANGWSNLGASPQAGASAPAGPQVPAGFDVDDFLTGAKALFGRLQKSWSARDLADIAAFSTPAFMEDVRKQAAADPTPTPTDVLLVDAKLLEVRSQGTTTIASAYFDTLLREDPKAGQPEQVREVWHFVRRNDTPGDTWRLDAIQQLDA; the protein is encoded by the coding sequence GTGGTTAAAGCCACCGGTGTTTTCCTGGCTGTCTTTTTGCTGCTCGCAGCGTCCGTGGATTTCGCCTCGGCCAAACGGCTCGGCGGGGGCGGCTCCATCGGCAACCGCCAGTCGTTTTCCCAGACCACCCGTCCGGACACGGGCGCCCCGTCCGGGGCCTTCGGGTCCCAGCAGGCCGCCCCGAGGCAGGCCCCCATGGGCGCACCGGGCGCCGGGGGCGGCATGTTCTCCCGGCCGGGCCTCGGCGGCATGCTGGGCGGCCTGCTCGTCGGCGGCCTGGTCGGATCGATGCTCTTCGGCGGCGGCCATGCCGTGGGCGGCGGCGGACCCGGCCTGCTCGACATGCTGCTGATCGGCGGCGGCCTGTACCTGCTCTACCGGTTCATCCGGTCCCGCCGGACGGCTTCGGAAGGACCGTCCATGGCCCGCACCTACGAGGCCGCGCCCGTGCCCCCGGTCCGGGAGCCCCTGCGCGAGGCGGCGGCGAACGGCTGGTCCAACCTCGGCGCCTCGCCCCAGGCCGGCGCGTCCGCTCCGGCCGGGCCGCAGGTGCCGGCCGGCTTTGATGTCGACGACTTCCTGACCGGAGCCAAGGCGCTCTTCGGCCGGCTCCAGAAGTCCTGGAGCGCCCGGGACCTGGCCGACATCGCGGCCTTTTCCACCCCGGCCTTCATGGAGGACGTGCGCAAACAGGCGGCCGCGGACCCGACCCCCACGCCGACCGACGTGCTCCTGGTCGACGCCAAGCTGCTCGAAGTCCGCAGCCAGGGTACGACCACCATCGCCTCGGCCTACTTCGACACGCTCCTGCGCGAAGATCCCAAAGCCGGCCAGCCCGAGCAGGTCCGCGAAGTCTGGCACTTCGTCCGCCGCAATGACACCCCCGGCGACACCTGGCGCCTCGACGCCATCCAGCAGCTCGACGCGTAG
- a CDS encoding DEAD/DEAH box helicase — MAAGNDKTKIKSLLSEFVRETIPEYILDGSHAIVAADGIQKLTINPHEHFWDVEGQVQGDDFQVYASELSVNLKEGTINFFCNCPDSFSGVCRHVGATALKWIRNLDEADGEAPDTAAPPRGEWRQTFRTYFSSEPEPEPGRHYLIFRFHPEPGRLQVAFFRARQNKSGISQVHSEITLEQIIKNPDWSELSPTLPVVAEMLYHHLDYAGHRVELPPGLLAWFFWAIGKEYYLYWRDTEQPVRIEAKTMRLQLAPKLTEDGLSFDILLGSPGKNPFSILGQEVYFYGQMPIWVCWKNAFYPVQTGLPPQLVSDMVQQPPFIPTADVSEFLDRVWTHLPMTDLYGQEEFLVKMQPFFVPATFDPKIFLDEEGSLLTLQIQNVYQTEHGEITVPGPNPDLMTASYLHAGKSYLIARDCDHEQTLINMLTDMRFQARNNANWFLETEEAIVFLLDAYPKLVEKYRVYGEKNLTRYKVRLSTPIIVAEVESKEEEKWFNLDLQVQYDDQRVPIEKIWKAWTQGKRYVQLKDGSYTSLPEAWLEKLAHKLRALGYDTDKPPQTKFKQFEAPVLDKILEDMPEARTDSFWNNLRQKIHSFREIMPVKPPRGLNASLRPYQVQGLSYLNFLREYGFGGILADEMGLGKTVQTLSFIQHNVERGAGGPNLIVVPTSVLPNWEREADKFVPELKQLIIYGARRENMFKKIGESDLVITTYALLRRDLDELLKYDFATIILDEAQNIKNPNTITARSVRRLSGKTRLCLSGTPIENNLFELWSLFEFLMPGFLGGQNAFQRGIVKPIKDGDEETLDYLRGRVRPFILRRTKSEVAKDLPPKVENVYYCNLLDEQLELYAALAKKLKEQVLATVDEKGMAKSQMSILDALLKLRQICCHPRLLKLDLPGVNTNLPSGKFDAFKDLITDCIEEGHKVLVFSQFVQMLHIIRSWMTISQMSFAYLDGSSKDRFDQVDRFNEDESIKVFLISLKAGGTGLNLTSADYVIHYDPWWNPAVENQATDRTHRIGQKRQVFSYKMICQNTVEEKILKLQEQKKDVAEAIIPGQDAFKSLTRTDLESLFEV; from the coding sequence ATGGCCGCCGGAAACGACAAAACAAAAATCAAGTCCCTGCTGTCGGAGTTCGTCCGGGAGACCATTCCGGAATACATCCTGGACGGTTCGCATGCCATTGTGGCCGCCGACGGCATCCAGAAACTCACCATCAACCCCCACGAACATTTCTGGGACGTGGAAGGCCAGGTGCAGGGAGACGACTTCCAGGTCTATGCCTCGGAATTGTCCGTCAATCTCAAAGAAGGAACCATCAATTTCTTCTGCAACTGTCCGGATTCCTTTTCCGGAGTCTGCCGCCACGTCGGCGCAACGGCGCTCAAGTGGATCCGCAACCTGGACGAGGCCGACGGCGAAGCCCCGGACACCGCCGCCCCGCCGCGCGGCGAATGGCGCCAGACCTTCCGGACCTATTTCTCCTCGGAACCCGAGCCGGAACCCGGCCGCCACTACCTGATCTTCCGGTTCCACCCCGAGCCGGGCCGGCTGCAGGTGGCCTTTTTCCGGGCCAGGCAGAACAAGTCCGGCATCTCCCAGGTCCACTCCGAGATCACCCTCGAGCAGATCATCAAGAACCCGGACTGGTCGGAGCTCTCCCCCACCCTGCCGGTGGTGGCCGAGATGCTCTACCACCACCTGGACTACGCCGGGCACCGGGTGGAGTTGCCGCCGGGACTCTTGGCCTGGTTTTTCTGGGCCATCGGCAAGGAATACTACCTCTACTGGCGGGACACCGAGCAGCCGGTCCGGATCGAAGCCAAGACCATGCGCCTGCAGCTGGCGCCAAAGCTCACCGAGGACGGGCTGTCGTTTGACATCCTGCTCGGCAGCCCGGGCAAGAACCCCTTTTCCATCCTCGGCCAGGAGGTCTATTTCTACGGCCAGATGCCGATCTGGGTCTGCTGGAAAAACGCCTTCTACCCGGTGCAGACGGGACTCCCGCCCCAGCTCGTCTCGGACATGGTCCAGCAGCCGCCGTTCATTCCGACCGCCGACGTCTCCGAGTTCCTGGACCGGGTCTGGACCCACCTGCCCATGACCGACCTGTACGGCCAGGAGGAATTCCTGGTCAAAATGCAGCCGTTTTTTGTGCCGGCCACCTTTGATCCCAAGATCTTCCTGGACGAGGAAGGCAGCCTCCTGACGCTTCAAATCCAGAACGTCTACCAGACCGAGCACGGCGAGATCACGGTCCCGGGCCCCAACCCCGACCTCATGACCGCCTCCTACCTGCACGCCGGCAAGTCCTATCTGATTGCGCGCGACTGCGACCACGAGCAGACGCTCATCAACATGCTGACCGACATGCGGTTTCAGGCCCGAAACAATGCCAACTGGTTCCTGGAGACCGAAGAGGCCATCGTCTTTCTGCTCGACGCCTATCCCAAGCTGGTGGAAAAGTACCGGGTCTACGGCGAAAAGAACCTGACCCGCTACAAAGTCCGCCTGTCGACGCCGATCATCGTGGCCGAGGTCGAGTCCAAGGAAGAGGAGAAGTGGTTCAACCTGGACCTGCAAGTCCAGTACGACGACCAGCGGGTGCCGATCGAAAAGATCTGGAAGGCCTGGACCCAGGGCAAGCGGTACGTGCAGTTAAAAGACGGCTCCTACACCAGCCTGCCCGAGGCCTGGCTCGAAAAGCTGGCCCACAAGCTGCGGGCCCTCGGCTACGACACGGACAAGCCGCCCCAGACCAAGTTCAAGCAGTTCGAGGCCCCGGTCCTCGACAAGATCCTCGAGGACATGCCCGAGGCCCGCACGGACTCGTTCTGGAACAACCTGCGCCAGAAGATCCACAGCTTCCGGGAGATCATGCCGGTAAAGCCGCCCAGGGGCCTCAATGCCAGCCTGCGGCCCTACCAGGTCCAGGGCCTGTCCTACCTGAACTTCCTGCGGGAATACGGCTTCGGCGGCATCCTGGCCGACGAGATGGGCCTTGGCAAGACCGTCCAGACCCTGTCGTTTATCCAGCACAACGTGGAGCGCGGGGCCGGCGGGCCGAACCTGATCGTGGTGCCGACCTCGGTTCTGCCCAACTGGGAGCGCGAGGCGGACAAGTTCGTGCCGGAGCTCAAGCAGCTCATCATCTACGGGGCCAGGCGCGAAAACATGTTCAAGAAGATCGGCGAGTCCGATCTGGTCATCACGACCTACGCGCTCCTGCGCCGGGACCTCGACGAGCTCTTGAAGTACGACTTCGCCACGATCATCCTGGACGAGGCCCAGAACATCAAGAACCCGAACACCATCACGGCCCGGTCCGTGCGGCGCCTCTCCGGCAAGACCCGGCTTTGCCTGTCCGGCACGCCCATCGAAAACAACCTTTTCGAGCTGTGGTCGCTGTTCGAATTCCTGATGCCGGGTTTCCTCGGCGGCCAGAACGCCTTCCAGCGCGGCATCGTCAAGCCCATCAAGGACGGGGACGAGGAGACGCTCGACTACCTGCGCGGCCGGGTGCGGCCGTTTATCCTGCGGCGCACCAAGTCCGAGGTGGCCAAGGACCTGCCGCCCAAGGTGGAAAACGTCTACTACTGCAACCTCCTCGACGAGCAGCTCGAACTCTACGCGGCCCTGGCCAAAAAGCTCAAGGAGCAGGTCCTGGCCACGGTGGACGAGAAGGGCATGGCCAAGTCGCAGATGTCGATCCTGGACGCGCTCTTGAAGCTGCGCCAGATCTGCTGCCACCCGCGGCTTTTGAAACTCGACCTGCCGGGTGTGAACACCAACCTGCCCTCGGGCAAGTTCGACGCCTTCAAGGACCTGATCACGGACTGCATCGAGGAAGGCCACAAGGTGCTGGTCTTCTCCCAGTTCGTGCAGATGCTCCACATCATCCGCTCCTGGATGACCATCAGCCAGATGTCGTTCGCCTACCTGGACGGTTCGAGCAAGGACCGCTTCGACCAGGTGGACCGGTTCAACGAAGACGAGTCCATCAAGGTGTTCCTCATTTCCTTGAAGGCCGGCGGCACGGGCTTGAACCTGACCAGCGCCGACTACGTCATCCACTACGACCCCTGGTGGAACCCGGCCGTCGAGAACCAGGCCACGGACCGCACCCACCGCATCGGCCAGAAGCGGCAGGTCTTCTCCTACAAGATGATCTGCCAGAACACGGTGGAGGAAAAGATCCTGAAGCTGCAGGAGCAGAAAAAGGACGTGGCCGAAGCCATCATCCCGGGCCAGGACGCCTTCAAGTCCCTGACCAGGACCGACCTGGAGTCGCTCTTCGAGGTCTAG
- a CDS encoding peptide-binding protein, translating into MRSVRATIYGLILLVLVLAGCKSEPAPAPKADSGAKAQSAPAPAGEPVPGGRIVMATIGEPSNLIPPLASDSASHEVADLLYVSPLRYDKDIQLECMAAERYEVLDGGKLLKFWLKPGIRWTDGVELTAEDVEFTYKLMVDPKTPTAYAEDYKAVASFTVTGKYSFEVRYAEPFARSLVTWAGSILPKHLLEGQDLMNTKYAREPVGAGPYRLVSWEPGRRLVLDVNTDYFEGRPYIDQVVYRIIPDTATMFLELKAGGIDMMGLTPQQYLYQTKGPAFDADWRKFKYLSFAYTYLGYNLKSPFFADVRVRQALAHAVNKDDIVKGALLGLGLPTIGPYKPGTWMYDTDIKDYAFDPALAKSLLAEAGWQDRNGDGVLEDPSGRPFRFTILTNQGNDQRVKAATIIQSQFAAIGVMVEIRTVEWASFIKEFVDKGNFDALVLGWTISQDPDVYDVWHGSRAVPGGLNFVGYKNPEADALLERGRRTVDQAERKKIYDAFQEILHKDQPYLFLFAPYALPILSSRFQDVAVAPAGITYNFTKWWIPRDKQTFRLAP; encoded by the coding sequence ATGCGGTCGGTTCGCGCGACAATTTACGGCCTGATCCTCTTGGTCCTTGTTCTGGCTGGCTGCAAGAGCGAGCCCGCGCCGGCTCCCAAGGCGGATTCCGGGGCCAAGGCCCAGTCTGCGCCGGCCCCGGCCGGCGAGCCGGTTCCCGGTGGGCGCATCGTCATGGCCACCATCGGCGAGCCGTCGAACCTGATTCCGCCCCTGGCTTCCGATTCCGCCTCCCACGAGGTGGCCGACCTCCTCTACGTCTCGCCCCTTCGCTACGACAAGGACATCCAGCTCGAGTGCATGGCGGCCGAGCGCTACGAGGTTCTGGACGGCGGCAAGCTCCTCAAGTTCTGGCTCAAACCCGGCATCCGCTGGACCGACGGCGTGGAGCTGACGGCCGAGGACGTGGAATTCACCTACAAGCTCATGGTCGACCCCAAGACCCCCACCGCCTACGCCGAGGACTACAAGGCCGTGGCCAGCTTCACGGTCACGGGCAAATACTCCTTCGAGGTCCGCTACGCCGAGCCCTTCGCCCGGTCGCTCGTCACCTGGGCCGGGTCCATCCTGCCCAAGCACCTGCTCGAGGGCCAGGACCTCATGAACACCAAATACGCCCGGGAACCCGTGGGCGCCGGACCCTACAGGCTCGTGTCCTGGGAGCCCGGCCGCCGGCTGGTCCTCGATGTCAATACCGACTATTTCGAGGGCCGGCCCTATATCGACCAGGTCGTCTACCGGATCATCCCGGACACGGCCACCATGTTCCTGGAACTCAAGGCCGGCGGCATCGACATGATGGGGCTGACCCCCCAGCAGTACCTCTACCAGACCAAGGGCCCGGCCTTTGACGCCGACTGGCGCAAGTTCAAGTACCTGTCGTTTGCCTACACCTACTTGGGCTACAACCTCAAAAGCCCGTTTTTCGCCGATGTCCGGGTGCGGCAAGCGCTCGCCCACGCGGTCAACAAGGACGATATCGTGAAGGGCGCCCTCCTTGGGCTCGGGCTGCCGACCATCGGCCCCTACAAGCCCGGCACCTGGATGTACGACACGGACATCAAGGACTACGCCTTCGATCCGGCCCTGGCCAAGTCGCTTCTGGCCGAGGCCGGCTGGCAGGACCGAAACGGCGACGGCGTGCTGGAGGACCCTTCCGGCCGGCCGTTTCGCTTCACGATCCTGACCAACCAGGGCAACGACCAGCGGGTCAAGGCCGCGACCATCATCCAGAGCCAGTTTGCGGCCATTGGCGTCATGGTCGAGATCCGCACCGTGGAATGGGCCTCCTTTATCAAGGAATTCGTCGACAAGGGCAATTTCGACGCCCTGGTCCTCGGCTGGACCATCTCCCAGGACCCGGACGTCTACGACGTCTGGCACGGCAGCCGGGCCGTTCCCGGCGGGCTCAACTTCGTGGGCTATAAAAACCCCGAGGCCGACGCCCTGCTCGAGCGGGGGCGGCGCACCGTGGACCAGGCCGAGCGCAAGAAGATCTACGACGCCTTCCAGGAGATCCTGCACAAGGACCAGCCCTATCTCTTCCTCTTCGCGCCCTATGCCCTCCCGATCCTGTCGTCGCGCTTCCAGGATGTGGCCGTGGCCCCGGCCGGCATCACCTACAATTTCACCAAGTGGTGGATTCCCCGGGACAAGCAGACCTTTCGCCTGGCACCGTAG
- a CDS encoding VanZ family protein — MTEKPLFRRAVMAVWLVSVAVTVYVSLRDQIELPVDFWNADKLYHALAYAWLGGLPLWAFANGERARAAAYCMIPLGGLLEWGQSFLPARSASMGDAVANALGVFVGLWLSEALMRRCRGCQGIRG, encoded by the coding sequence ATGACCGAAAAACCGCTTTTTCGCCGGGCCGTGATGGCCGTGTGGCTCGTGTCCGTGGCCGTGACCGTGTACGTGTCGTTGCGCGACCAGATCGAGCTGCCCGTGGATTTTTGGAACGCGGACAAGCTCTACCATGCCCTGGCCTACGCCTGGCTCGGCGGGCTGCCGCTGTGGGCCTTTGCCAACGGCGAGCGGGCCCGGGCAGCCGCCTACTGCATGATCCCGCTCGGCGGGCTCCTGGAGTGGGGCCAGTCGTTTCTGCCGGCCCGGTCGGCCAGCATGGGCGACGCCGTGGCCAATGCCCTGGGCGTCTTTGTCGGCCTGTGGCTGTCCGAAGCCCTGATGCGCCGGTGCCGGGGCTGTCAGGGCATCCGCGGCTAG
- a CDS encoding two-component system sensor histidine kinase NtrB has translation MLTFAHSTYFHDLLASFTAGVVICNVRGLVYASNPAASALLGEPAQALADPARARDIIGRAQDPRALVRFLAAPIKHGRKPEPLSLRYRHPDGADRHFRLSGSLLLENEKIFGILIEIDDVTEIHRLHDRERDMLLGVQAAQRERIESLGRFSLAVAHQIRNPLMVIGGFAGRLLRGRPPDDPEAEALSMILDGARRLEAVVRAVSTYARRREAAPAMVRPADLAGRAMDMAEVRTGLHAPLLLDAGTGFVRLDAALTVEALTELVANALEACAPAADQPIAVAFRRQGAGLRIEVADQGPGLSEDIRPFVFDPFFTTKAVGVGMGLPIAKRNVEELGGTLTLEPGPSGGVLAVLALPDAAPGGLVSRP, from the coding sequence ATGCTGACGTTCGCCCATTCCACCTATTTCCACGACCTGCTGGCCAGTTTCACGGCCGGCGTGGTCATCTGCAACGTCCGGGGGCTGGTCTATGCCTCGAACCCGGCCGCCTCGGCCCTGCTCGGGGAGCCGGCCCAGGCCCTGGCCGATCCGGCCCGGGCCCGGGACATCATCGGCCGGGCCCAAGATCCCCGGGCCCTGGTCCGGTTTCTGGCCGCGCCCATCAAGCACGGCCGCAAACCCGAGCCCCTCTCCCTGCGCTACCGCCACCCCGACGGCGCGGACCGGCACTTTCGCCTGTCCGGGTCGCTCCTTTTGGAAAACGAGAAGATTTTCGGCATCCTGATCGAGATCGACGACGTGACGGAGATCCACCGGCTCCACGACCGGGAGCGGGACATGCTCCTTGGCGTCCAGGCCGCGCAACGGGAGCGGATCGAGAGCCTCGGCCGGTTCTCCCTGGCCGTGGCCCACCAGATCCGAAATCCCCTCATGGTCATCGGCGGCTTTGCCGGCCGGCTGCTGCGCGGCCGGCCCCCGGACGATCCCGAGGCCGAAGCCCTGTCCATGATCCTCGACGGGGCCAGGCGCCTCGAAGCCGTGGTCCGGGCCGTCTCCACCTACGCCCGGCGGCGCGAGGCCGCGCCGGCCATGGTCCGGCCGGCCGACCTGGCCGGCCGGGCCATGGACATGGCCGAGGTCCGCACCGGTCTCCACGCCCCCCTGCTCCTGGACGCCGGGACCGGGTTTGTCCGGCTGGACGCGGCGCTGACGGTGGAGGCCCTGACCGAGCTTGTGGCCAACGCCCTGGAGGCCTGCGCCCCGGCGGCGGACCAGCCGATCGCCGTGGCTTTCCGCCGACAGGGGGCGGGGCTTCGCATCGAGGTGGCGGACCAGGGACCGGGCCTGTCCGAGGACATCCGGCCCTTTGTCTTTGACCCGTTTTTCACCACCAAGGCCGTCGGCGTCGGCATGGGACTGCCCATTGCCAAACGCAACGTCGAGGAACTCGGAGGCACGCTCACCCTCGAACCCGGTCCGTCGGGCGGGGTCCTGGCCGTGCTGGCCCTGCCGGACGCCGCCCCTGGCGGCCTCGTGTCGCGTCCCTGA